AGGGAAGCTATGTACTTCCGGGGGAACGTTATGCTTCCTCCGCTGACAAGAGATGAGGCAGATTATGAAAATAACTATGATGATGGTGTGAAGACGTGGGATAATCTTGCAGGTAACAACGCAAGTACGGCAATTAGCGTGGAAAGCGGACAGACAAAGATTGTCTTTCCGGGCGGCGGACATGCGAATGCATATGAGACAATGGCTCCGCAGTTCAAAAACGGCTGCGTGGAGATGGATATCACGTCTGCAAAGGAGGCTCCCCGTATTGGCATCCTGCTCAGAGCAACCGATATGACACATAGAGTTTATCTCGGAACAGGAGACACTGCAGATACATGGTTTGCGGAATACTGGAATGGCTCCGGAAACACATGGTCAGATATGCACGCGGGAAATAAATTTGCGGCGAATACAGCCATGCACCTGAAAGCAGAGATTGTCGACAACACAGCTTCCCTCTGGGTGAACGGAACTCTGGTCGTCCGGCAGACGATGAGCGGAATGCCGTCAGGGGCAGGATATGTAGGCCTCAATTCAAGACAAAGCCATACGGTATATGTGGACAATGTAAAAGTAACATCCTATGATCTTCCTGCAGGCAATCTGCAGAATATTGCAGGAAACGTGGTTAACACCGATGGCACGGTAATCGAAAATGCATTGGTTGAACTGCTTAATAACAGCGGGGATGTCCTGAAGAAGACGACAACGGATGCGCTTGGAAATTATAAGTTCAAAAATATCGAAATTGGAGAATATCAGGTGAGAATCACCAGTGGTGAATTCGTAAAAGAAATTCCGGTAACGGTAGTAACAGGGGATGACTACGTGGTAGTGGATAAGGCTGTTATAGGGCAGGCTGTAAAAACAGAGCTGCAGGACTTGATTTCATATGCAGAAAGTCAGAAGCAAGAGCCACAATATCAGTATGTCGTTCCGGCTGTAAAAACTCTATTTGAGCAGAGACTTACGGAAGCAATCGCTGTGAATGACAAGGAGCATGCATCTCAGACTGAGGTAGATGAAGCTTACAAAGCATTACTTCATATGGTTCATATGCTGTCTTATATCGGAAACAGTGAGAGTCTTAAGGTTCTTGCCGAGTGTGTGGAGGGTATGCAGCTTGAAGGTGTCTATACTGAGGAGACTGTAAAAAGTGTCCGGGAGGCTTTGGATGCTGCGAAAGGAGTGCTTGCAAATGAAAATGCACTTCAAGATGAAATCGATGCAGCAAAAGATGCACTGCAGAATGCAATAGATGCGCTCGAAAAAATTCCGGTTGACAAGTCCAGGCTTGAGAAACTTGTGAAAGAGGCCGGGGAATATGAGGCAAAGAGTGATCAGTATACGCCGGTAACGGCCGAGAGCTTCAAGGCAGCTCTGGAAGGAGCAAGAGCAGTTCTTGCTGACAAAGAGGCAATTCAGGAAAAAGTAGATTCCGCCTACGGTACTCTGCAGAATGCTATTTTTGCACTACGCGAAATTCCGGATAAGAGTAAACTGGAAGGGTTAATCAAAAAAGTTGAAAAACTGGATCTGAACGAGTATACAGCGCAAACAGTCAGCCCACTGCGTGCCGCACTTGCAATTGCAAAAGAAACGGTGGAAGATCCGAATGCAACGAAGGCTGATGTAGACGCAGCAGAAAAGAGACTCCAGGAATCTATAGATGGTCTCAAGAAGACAAAGGCACAGACGGATAATGAGAATGATAAAACGGATGGAAGCAGTAAGCCGGACGGAAGCAATACGTCAGGTGGAGGCAGTAAGCCGATTACGAATAAGCAGGTTAAGACCGGTGATACGACAAATATAGCAGTGTGGGCAGTGCTTATGGTTCTGGCACTTGGATGTGGATGTATAACATTCATACTTGTAAGAAAAAGACGTCTTCGGAAATAATCTTCTGGTTGAAGAGGCAATCAGAAACCTGAAAGCAGAAAGGATATATCCGGGGAAACTGTGGGATGAAGAAGCGTGCCTTCGAGAAATCGGCGGATCCGATGGAGGGTCAGAACCCTGATCGCTGCAGGGCACGGCTCAAACTGGTTCAGGATGTGGGAAGTAAATGGGAAACTATGCACTGGATTGTTAAAAAGTATAAATGAAAACACTGCCCCCCGGCAATTCGCTGGGGGGCAATATTGTCCTTAAAAAATAAATGGTGTATAATGATCAACAGGATACGGTGGGATTATAATTAAAAGAAAATACATCTAAAGGATTTTAACAATATGGCAAAAGACAAGAAAAGCAAAGTGATAAGAAAAGCAAATATAAATGATCTGGGGGTCATTTCTTCCATATATGAAACGGCAAGAAGGTTTATGGCTTCTCAGGGCAATCCCGGGCAATGGGGACAGCATTACCCTCCGAAAGAACAAATCATTGAAGATATAGAGAAAGAACAATTGTATGTATATGAGACAGAGGGAGATGTGCACGGCGTATTCGTATTTGCAATTGGTGAAGACCCTACATATCAGCATATAGAAAATGGTTCATGGATATCTGACAGCACTTACGGATTTATTCACAGAGTAGCAGGTGATGGAACGCAAAAGGGGTTAGTGAAGAATATTATGGAATACTGTTCCAAAACCATATCCCATCTGAGGATAGATACGCATGAGGATAATAAAATCATGCAGCATTTGATTTTGAAAAACGGGTTTAAACAATGCGGAATAATATTCACAGCTAATGGCAGTCCACGGATTGCATTTGAAAGAATGGCGGAGGGAAAAATTCATGGGAAATGAACATGGTGAGTGGATTATGCATGGGCTTGCATGGGATGATCAGAGACGAATCCGAACAGCAGACGAATTAATTTCTTTTATTAATAAAATCGGCTTTCTGCCTTTGTTTCAAAATGATATTCCTGGCTTTTCTGTAGAAGAACATACGGCTCCGGAATACTGGTGGTCGGGAGATGCGGAGCATGATCCGTGGGAGTGGCGCATAAGCATTGCAAAAAGTGAGTGTGTTGCTTATGGGAAGTTCTTTAATAAGAAAGCAGGATTTATTTCTCTGGAATGGCTTCCATATTTTGCGAACTACAGACGTGATGGTTACGATTTTGACAGCCTTTATGAAGATGGAAGAGCAAACAGACGTGCTCATAAAATTATGGATTTATTTAAGGAGAACAAGCTACTGCTGTCCTCTGATATCAAACGAGGTGCAGGATTTGGAAAAGGCGGAGAGAAGAATTTTGATGGTGTGGTCACAGAATTGCAGATGCAGACGTATCTGGTTATGAGCGATTTTCAAAGAAAACGAAATAAAAAGGGGGAGGAATACGGATGGCCGGTAGCCGTCTATTCCATGCCGGAACAACTTTGGAGTTACCAGAACGTAACGGCAGCATATAAAGAGGAACCGCAAAAATCCAGGCAGCGGATTATGAACCGGATTCAGGAATTGTATCCGGATGCCACGGAAAAGAATTCAGGGATGTTAAGGAAAATATAGGGGAAATAAAGGTTTCTGTTATTCTAAACTATCAGGAGGAGCAGACACATGAACTATTTAATGGGAATTGATTTGGGAACATCAAGCCTGAAATCCGTAATTATGGAAAGAGACGGCAAAATCATCGCGATATCAACATGCAAATATGATGTAAGTTCACCGCAGCCTGGTCATATGGAACAGGATCCGGAGATATGGTGGCTGGCCTGTGTAAAAACAATACGGGAATGCCTGCATAAATCATCAGTAGAAGCGCAGGAGATCGCCTCTCTTAGTTTTTCCGGGCAGATGCATGGACTGATCCTATTAGACGAAAAAAAAGAACTGATACGGCCTGCAATTTTACACAATGACGCCCGGTCTGATGTGGAGGTAGAAGCGTTATATGCGCTTCTGGGAAGAGAACATGTTTTAAACCATCTCATGAATCCGATTTTCACCGGATCTCAGCTGGCGTCCTTGTACTGGATGAAGAAGAATGAGACAGACCGATTCCGACGAATCAGATATATACTATCACCAAAAGACTATCTCTTGTTTCGGCTGACCGGCGTAATCAGTACGGATTATTCAGATGCTTCTGCTACGCTTCTTTATGATATGAAGGAAAAATGTTGGTGGAAAAGGGCATTGGACTGCATTGATATATCGCCGGAGTTTCTGTCACCGGTCCGGGAATCAACATTTCCGGCAGGAAAGATTTCGCATGCGGCAGAAAAGGAGACAGGCCTCTCAACCCAAACAATTGTATGTGTGGGAGGGGGAGACCAAATCATGCAGGCACTGGGAAATGGTGTGTTTAACCCCGGCATGGCTACTGTGACAATCGGAAGCAGTGGCCAGATTTTCATTCCTGCAGACCGGCCGGTGGGCAATCCGGATTTTAATATGCATACCTTCTGTGGGGCACAAGAGGATCTGTGGTTTTCTATGGGGGCAATCCTGTCTGCCGGTTTAAGCCTGAAATGGGTCGGTAATCTACTGGGCGAAGATGATTTTGTAAAACTTGGCAGGAAAGCAGAGAAAGTACCTGCCGGGAGCAAAGGCCTTATATTTCTTCCCTATCTGAACGGAGAAAGAACACCCCATATGAATCCTCTGCTTAGAGGCGGATTTTTGGGTCTGTCGATGGAAACGAAAGCGGATGATCTCATACGGGCTGTGATGGAAGGAGTTTCATTTGCTCTGAGGGAGGCGATGGAAACATGTACGCAGGTAGTACCGGCTCCTGTAAAATGGATTGCTTCCGGAGGCGGAACGCATAGTGCCACTTGGATGCAGATTCTGGCAAATATTCTTGATAAGCCATTGTACATTTCTAAAGTAAGAGAAAATGCAGCAGTAGGGGCCGCTATCACAGGAGGAGTGGGGGCCGGCATTTATGACAGCCTGAAAAAGGGATGCGGGGAAGTCGTCTCGTATCATTTGAATCCGGTTGTTCCAGATCCCGAGAAGGTGAAACTGTATGAAGAGTTATACCAGATTTTTAAAGAGGTTAATACTGCGAACACAAAGGAACTGGAGCGCTTAGCACAAATGCAAAGGAGGAGTGGAGATGCTTGATCAATTACCGTATTTGAATTACCAGACAGATATCTGCCGAAAATCCCACCGGGGTGCCCGGCGGTGCCTGCAGGTGGGAGGATGTTGGACAGACATTAGACGGCGGAAAGAATCTTAAGGTTCATCCGTTTTTACAGTTGAAACCCGGTGAAACGAAAATATTGGCTGATATCAAGGGACCGGGCTGTATAACAGAAATATTTTTCACTACAGATCATGTAAAATTAAGTGAACTGGTACTGCGCATTTATTGGGATAATGAAGAGGTTCCTTCTGTAGAAGCACCCGTGGGGATGTTTTTCGCAAATGGATTTGATGAACACAAGCATGCAGTGCAATCGGCTGTAATACTTGCGCTGCCGCGAAATGCCTATAGCAGCTACTGGCAGATGCCTTTTAAGAGTCATGCGAGAATTACTCTGACACACGAAGGAACAGAAGATATCTCCTGCATTGCCTATCGGGTGATGTATCAGCTTTATAAAATACCGGAGGAAACTATGTATTTTCATGTTGTTTATAACCGAGGGATGACCTGCTTTGACAAACCGACCTATACAATCTTAGAAGGTATAGAAGGAGAAGGGTGCTATGTCGGCACATATCTGGCATGGAATGCACTGAATAGTGACTGGTATATGGAATAGGGAAGGATACAGGCCGTTAGGTGAAGATATTTCTTCAGTGGCATACTGGTATCAGAGAGAGCCGCATAAACCATATAAGAAGATGATATCCGCAGAACAGCGAATGGACCGTTGAATTTACAGTGGGGCTTAGAGGGCTCCACTGTTTTTGAAAAAATCCTCATTCTCCGGTAATGTGTAAGTTAATGTCGTGCGTAATGAAGAAATTCATGTAATCTGTTGATGGCTTCTGATCGGTAATCACATGTTCAATGTCGGATAACGGACTATAGGTCATCAATGAAAATTTCCCGAATTTGGTATGATCCGCCAACAGGTAGCGGCATTGACTGTTTTCTACTACAATTTTCTTAATTTGATACTCATCCATGGAAGCGTTTGTCAGGCCATTTTTAATAGTAACCCCGGTGCAGCATAAAAAAGCTTTGCCAATGTTATAAGTTTTCAGCGCTTCCTCTACGGTGCTGCCGACAAAGGAAAGCGTTTCGCGTTTTAATTTCCCGGATAAAGAGATGAGCGTAATATTCGGATAATTAACCGCTTTGATGGCAACCTGGAGTGAATTAGTGATGATAGTACATTTTTTATTCCCCAGATAGTCGATCATGTTTTGGCTTGTGGTGCCGGTATCTATATAGATAAGGTCATCGTCCTCGATGAAGCTGGCGGCCTGCCTGCAAATCAAGTCCTTTTCGCTTTCAAAAGTGGTATTTCGCAGACTATAGGGGGTCAGAGGTATGAGGGATGAATCAGAAAGTGCAGTTACCCCGCCATAGACCTTCTTAATTCTGCCCCGGTCTAAAAGTTGTCCGATATCCCGCCGAATCGTATTTTTTGAAACATTAAAAGCTTCACATAATTTATCAATTGTTACAGTTTTATTTGTAAGTATATATTCTTCGACCTGGTCGATTCTTTCTGTTCGCATATTTGCCTCCCTGCTTATGATGTGAGGATCCCAAAGTCATGCTTTTTCATGCAAGCATGAAACGCAAGACCTTTTGGCCCTGGTATCATCTTAATATAAAAATAGGATTTTGTGAACATTTTTTGCAAATATGGATTGCATTTTTAGAGAAAAGGGAAAGAAATTATAAGAATTAGAAGTTGAAATCAATAGACGGTCTGTGTTAGAATGAAAAAAAGCATTATATTTCTAACATTCTCTGTGCGTGTACTCGCATCTGATATCATTTCTAAAAACCGGTATTTATTAAGAAATCTCAATGCTTAACTATCACCCATCACCCATCATTCAGCAGAGAGATTTCCAGGACAGTGTACATGACAAGGGGAATCTCCTGCTCCATTTCTAAGGAGGCATATCTATGGCACAAAAGAGTAACACTGTTCGTGTATCTGTGAACCCCATGTATAAAGACCGGATTTTCAGAATGATTTTCAGCAGTAAAAGAGAATTGCTGGAACTTTATAATGCATTCAACGAAACCACGTATACAGACCCGGAACTGTAAGAAATCAATACACTGGAAAATGCCATATACTTATCTATGCGTAATGACATATCGTTCCTGATTGATTCCAGGCTCACCATGTATGAACATCAGTCCACTTACAATCCGAATCTGCCGCTGCGTAATTTGTTTTACATAGCGGATTTGTATTCAAACCTGACAAGGGATGCAAACCTGTATGGCTCAAAGCTAATAGCCCTCCCAACACCCCGGTTCATCGTCTTTTATAATGGAGAGGAACTACAGCCGGAGCGTCAGGAATTAAAGCTTTCGGACGCATTCCAGATACCGGAGGGTGAGCCATCCCTGGAGCTAAAGGCTCTTATGCTGAATATCAATAAAGGTCACAACGTAGAATTGATGAAAAGAAGTAAGACGTTATGTGATTATGCAGAATATGTGAGCAGAATCAGGAGCTATCAAAAATCAATGCCCATTGCGGATGCGGTGGAGAAGGCGATTACAGAGTGTATTGCTGAAGGGATTCTGGAAGATTTTTTAAGAAGGAACAGAGCGGAGGCGAAGAAGATGAGCATTTATGAATATAACGAAGAAAAGGTTATGCAGGCTTTAAGAGAAGAGGCAATGGAAGAGGGATTGGAAGAAGGAATAGAAAGAGGACGAGAAGAAGGTAGAAAAGAAGGTAGAGAAGAAGGCAGAACGAGAGTAAATGAATTAATTAAGAAGCTGGCAGCGGCAGGAAGAACAGACGATATTATAAGAGCCGTTTCAGACAAAGGATATCAAGAGCAATTATTTAAGGAATTTGGGATTTAAGTCTGCAATTTCTTTCGAACAATATGAATAAGCCAAAATGCAGTTATCATGGGCTGTGTTTTGGCTTATGTCTCGTCGGGGAGAATCGAATTGTGAATCTTTTTTCAAATATTGATTGCATTTTTAGAAAAAAGGTTATAAAATAAAACCATAAAATAATCAACAGATGATAATATCACAACAAAAAAACTCCAAAATATTATCAAAAATAAAATAAGAAAGTGAGGAAGTAGAAATGGCAGAAGTGAAAACCTTATCCCCATTTATTAATGGGGAATATGTTATGTCTAAGACGGAGAAGTACACAGACGCATTTAACCCCAGTACCGGTGAAGTAATCGCTAAAGTTCCCTGCTGTACAGTAGAGGAAGTAGAGGCAGCTATTGATGCGGCTAAGGCGGCCTATCCGGGATGGTCATCAACTCCGGTAGTCAAAAGGGTCCAGATTCTTTATAAACTGAGAGATTTGATTATTGAGCACATGGACGAGCTGACCGAACTGGTAGCGAGAGAGAACGGAAAAAACTGGGCTGAGGCAATGGGCGATGTTTTAAAGGCGAAAGAAGGAACTGAGCAGGCGATTGCCGCACCCTCTTTAATGATGGGTGAGAGTACCATGGATGCCTCTAAGGGTTATGATACTGTCCTTTACCGGGAACCATTAGGTGTATTTGCCGGTATCGTTCCTTATAATTTTCCGGCGATGATTCCCATGGGCTGGATGACCCCGATGTGTATTGCCTGTGGAAATACGATTGTAATTAAGGCAGCTACTTTTGATCCTCAAAGTGCACTGCGCTTTGCCCAATTATACAAAGAAGCAGGTTTGCCGGACGGTGTCCTGAATATCGTAACGTGTTCAAGAAAGGAATCAGAAATTTTCTTAAGTCATCCGGATATCAGGGGTATTTCTTTTGTCGGTTCAACATCTGTAGGAAAGCATATCTACCAGATGGGAGCAAGCAACGGCAAGAGAGTACAGGCTCTTTGCGAAGCTAAGAATCATGCACTGGTGCTTGAGGATGCCCACATTGAGAGAACCGCTGCCGGAATCATCAATTCAGCCTTTGGCTGTGGCGGACAAAGATGTATGGCTTTGCCGGTAGTTGTTGTACAGGAAAGTATTGCTGATAAATTAGTAGCTAAGATAAAAGAACTGGCCTCTAATCTGAAGGTTGGTCCGGCATATGATAAGTCCACGCAGCTGGGTCCGGTAATCAATGCAGGGCACAAGGAATCCATTCTTAATTGGATTCAGAAAGGAATTGATGAAGGCGCCGAACTGATATTGGATGGCCGTGAGGTTACGGTCGAAGGCTTTGAAAAGGGTTTTTATCTGGGACCAACTATCTTTGACAAGGTGACTCCGGAGATGAGTATCGGTGATAAAGAAATCTTTGGACCGGTTCTTTGTATCAAAAGGGTTAAAAACTTTGAGGAAGGTTTAGAACTGATGAATCGTAATGAATTCGCAAACGGTTCCGTAATCTATACGCAGAGTGGTTACTATTCACGTGAATTTGTAAGACATACGGACGGAGGTATGGTTGGAATCAATGTCGGTATTCCGGTGCCGGTAGGAATGTATCCCTTCTCCGGTCATAAGAATTCCTTCTTTGGTGATTTGCATTGCCTGGGCAAAGACGGCTATCGCTTCTATACCGAGACAAAAGTGGTAACGACAACCTGGTTCGATGAAGAAGAAGGGAAAAAAGAAAAAACTTCTACCTGGGATGGAACGATCTAAATGCTTTACATAAGTGAAAAATGGCCAGTAGGGGGGGTTGTACATGGCACTGGTAAAAATGAAGAAATTGTTGGAACAGGCTGAGACAAAGGGGGTTGGCATAGGCGCCTTCAGTGTCGGAAATATGGAGATGATTATGGGGGCAGTACAGGCGGCGGAAGAACTTCAGACTCCGATAATTTTACAGATAGCGGAGGTAAGGCTTAAGAATTCCCCCCTTGCATTTGTTGGGCCGATGATGGTGAGTGCGGCCCAAAAGGCCAAGGTTGATATCGCTGTCCACCTGGATCATGGACTGACCATAGAAACAGTAAAAGCAGCTTTAAATATGGGATTTACCTCGGTAATGCTGGATGCTTCCACCAGACCGTTTGAGGATAATATATCCAAAACACAGGAAGTGGTCCGGCTTGCCAGGACGTTTGGAGCGACGGTTGAAGCCGAACTGGGGCTGGTCGGCGGCAGCGAGGACGGGAGCAGCAATCATGGCATTAAGTGTACCGATCCTGATGATGCAAGGGTCTTTGCGGAGCAAACCGGTATTGATGCCCTGGCCATCGCCATAGGCAATGCACATGGTAATTATCCGGCCGCACCCAGGCTCCAGTTTGAGGTGTTAAAGGCAATTAACAAAGCAGTTGATATTCCTCTGGTGCTGCATGGGGGAAGCGGCATCACGGATGAGGATTTCCAAAAAGCGATTTCTCTGGGGATCCGAAAAATAAATATTGCCACGGCCAGTTTTAACAGCCTGACGGAGTATGCCCGCCGGTATTTTACCGATAATGACAGTTATAATTACTTTGATTTAGACAAGGCAATGATTGAAGGCACTTATGAAAATGTAAAACGTCATATGAAAGTCTTTCATCATGCTTTTACAGGTGCAGTATGAGATTCTATAAGACATTTCTAAAACTAAGCGTTTTTATCGTGCTGCAAAATATAATCGTCCTCAGTGTAAATTTACTGGATAATGTGATGTTGGCCGGGTATAGTGAACAGGCTATGGCCGGAGCATCAGTCGTCAACCAAATACAATTTGTTTATCAGCAGGTGCTTACAGCACTTGCTGAGGCGGCTGTAATGATTGGCAGCCAGTATTGGGGAGAGAAAAAGGAAAAGCAAAACTATGATATCGCCAAGTGTGCATTGACAGTGGGGGCGGTGGTCTGTGTTATTTGTTTTGCGATTGTCAGTTTATTTGACAGGTCCATCCTGGCTCTGTTTACCAAAGATGAGGTTATTTTAAAAGAAGCTGAAAGGTATCTCGCAATTATACGAATATCTTATGGCTTTTTCATGGTATCCACGATTTTACTGGGCTTCTTAAGAAGCCGCGAGATGGTAAAAATCGGTCTATGTACCTCGGTGGCAGCTCTTTGCATCAACGGATTTTTTAATTATCTGCTGATATATGGAAAGTTTGGTTTTCCTGTGCTGGGGATTGAAGGAGCTGCACTTGCCACATTGATGGCCCGGGTGGTGGAATGTGCACTTGTGGTTATCTATACATTAAAAAAAACAGATGTAACCTGGGTAAAGAAATTACGTTCTGTTACCCCGGGGCTTTTTAAGGACTATCTAAAGGTTCTGCTGCCTCTTTTTATCATGGCACTTGTCTGGGGAATCAGCACTGCTTTGCAGACGGTGATTTTGGGTAATATGAGCAGTACAGCCCGGAGTGCGAATGCAGTTTCTTCCAATTTGTTTTTACTCGTCAAGGCGGCGGTTACCGGCAGTGCGCTGGCAGGTGGGGTCATGGTTGGCAAGGCAATCGGCGAAGGAAATTCCGAAGCCGTTAAGGAAACATCTAAAAAGCTGCAAATCGTATTTTTAATTACGGCTTTCGCCGGGGCGCTTATTTTGTATCTTATCCGAGTACCGGTGCTGAAGTACTATAATCTCAGCCCGGAGACAAAGGATATGGCAAATCAATTTTTGATTCTTATGAGTGCCGTCTATATAGGGATGGGCTATCAGATGCCCACCAGCGAGGGGATAATAAAAGGTGGCGGAAGCCCTGCTTTTATATTGGTGATGAATATTATCAGTATCTGGGTTATCGTCCTGCCCCTCTCATGGTACATGGCATTTGTAAAAAAAGCAGCTCCGGTTGTGGTTCTTGCCTGTCTGAATGCAGATCAGGTTTTTAAGTGTGTACCTGTTTTTATCAAGACGAACTATGGACACTGGATGAGAAAACTAACAAGGACTTAAACTGTAGTCTATTTATCCGCTATTTATCTGAGCCCGAAGCGCTTTAAAACTGGAATCCGTTATGGTATAGTATTTATCAGAACACTATTAGGATAAAGTGAGAAGAAAGGAAGGGTGAAGATTAGATGTATTTATTTAAACCATTTACGGTAAAAGATACGACGATGCGCAATAGAATCGTTATGCCTCCCATGTGCATGTACAGTGCAGGAAACGATGGCATGCCGACAGAGTTCCACTTTACACATTACACTTCACGTGCGGTAGGGCAGGTTGGATTGATTATCCTGGAGGCAACCGGTGTGCTGCCGTGCGGCCGTATTTCCGACCATTGTCTCGGTCTATGGAATGAGAATCAGGCAAAGGCAATTGCCCCGATTGTTACTGCCTGCCAGAAACAGGGCGCAAAAGTAGCAATTCAGCTCAATCATGCAGGACGTAAGTGCGAGGCACAGGAAGAAACAATTTATGCGCCCAGTGCTATTCCATTTGATCAGAATTCTCCGATGCCGAAAGAAATGACGGAAGACGATATTCATGCCGTTGTCAATGCATTTGGAAGTGCTGCAAAGCGGGCATCCGAAATAGGATTTGATGCGCTTGAGATTCATGGAGCGCATGGCTATCTGCTCAGTGAATTCTTATCACCGTTGACAAATTACCGTACAGACAGTTATGGTGGAACAACGGAAAACAGATGTCGTATTTTGATTGAGGTGCTGCAGGCGGTGCGCCAGGTCTGGCCGGAGGGAAAACCGGTTTTGCTGCGTGTATCAGCCGAAGATTATGAGCAGGAGGGCATACATCCCGAGGAAATGATCAGAATTGTTGAATTGGTGAAGCCGTATATTGATGTGCTGGACGTCAGTACAGGTGGAGTAGTGCCTACACCTCCGGCTGCGATTTATCCCGGTTATCAGGTGAAGATTGCGGAGGAGCTGAAACGAGCCACCGGAATTCCGACAGTTACAGTCGGGCTGATTACAGAACCTCATCAGGCAGAGGAAATACTGGGTGAAGGCCGTGCAGACCTCGTTGCACTTGGGCGAGAACTTCTGCGCAATCCATATTGGGTGCTTCATACGGCACGCGATTTGAACATCGAATACCCCTGGCCGGAACAGTATTTGCGCGGATTCAATACAAGAAAGTGAAGGTAAACAAGATGGATGATTTCAAGAAAATTGAGATAAAGGAAAAGTCAGCCAAAACAGGGGAAGAGTTTGAACAGTGGACGACTGGCTTAAGAAGAGTGTGAAGGAGTGGGCTTAACGCAGGGAATAAAAGGAGGCTGTACAATAGCCGGGTGCTTTCAAAAATAAAAGTCATCCGGCTATTGTACATATTGATCTTGATATCTGCCTACATAGTAATTACAAGGTCATCTGCTCCCCAAATTGTGGTCTTCAGATTTCCAACCTTTTTGCATCCTCAATTATA
The window above is part of the Novisyntrophococcus fermenticellae genome. Proteins encoded here:
- a CDS encoding carboxypeptidase regulatory-like domain-containing protein, giving the protein MLPPLTRDEADYENNYDDGVKTWDNLAGNNASTAISVESGQTKIVFPGGGHANAYETMAPQFKNGCVEMDITSAKEAPRIGILLRATDMTHRVYLGTGDTADTWFAEYWNGSGNTWSDMHAGNKFAANTAMHLKAEIVDNTASLWVNGTLVVRQTMSGMPSGAGYVGLNSRQSHTVYVDNVKVTSYDLPAGNLQNIAGNVVNTDGTVIENALVELLNNSGDVLKKTTTDALGNYKFKNIEIGEYQVRITSGEFVKEIPVTVVTGDDYVVVDKAVIGQAVKTELQDLISYAESQKQEPQYQYVVPAVKTLFEQRLTEAIAVNDKEHASQTEVDEAYKALLHMVHMLSYIGNSESLKVLAECVEGMQLEGVYTEETVKSVREALDAAKGVLANENALQDEIDAAKDALQNAIDALEKIPVDKSRLEKLVKEAGEYEAKSDQYTPVTAESFKAALEGARAVLADKEAIQEKVDSAYGTLQNAIFALREIPDKSKLEGLIKKVEKLDLNEYTAQTVSPLRAALAIAKETVEDPNATKADVDAAEKRLQESIDGLKKTKAQTDNENDKTDGSSKPDGSNTSGGGSKPITNKQVKTGDTTNIAVWAVLMVLALGCGCITFILVRKRRLRK
- a CDS encoding N-acetyltransferase, yielding MAKDKKSKVIRKANINDLGVISSIYETARRFMASQGNPGQWGQHYPPKEQIIEDIEKEQLYVYETEGDVHGVFVFAIGEDPTYQHIENGSWISDSTYGFIHRVAGDGTQKGLVKNIMEYCSKTISHLRIDTHEDNKIMQHLILKNGFKQCGIIFTANGSPRIAFERMAEGKIHGK
- a CDS encoding AlkZ-related protein, producing MGNEHGEWIMHGLAWDDQRRIRTADELISFINKIGFLPLFQNDIPGFSVEEHTAPEYWWSGDAEHDPWEWRISIAKSECVAYGKFFNKKAGFISLEWLPYFANYRRDGYDFDSLYEDGRANRRAHKIMDLFKENKLLLSSDIKRGAGFGKGGEKNFDGVVTELQMQTYLVMSDFQRKRNKKGEEYGWPVAVYSMPEQLWSYQNVTAAYKEEPQKSRQRIMNRIQELYPDATEKNSGMLRKI
- the xylB gene encoding xylulokinase; translation: MNYLMGIDLGTSSLKSVIMERDGKIIAISTCKYDVSSPQPGHMEQDPEIWWLACVKTIRECLHKSSVEAQEIASLSFSGQMHGLILLDEKKELIRPAILHNDARSDVEVEALYALLGREHVLNHLMNPIFTGSQLASLYWMKKNETDRFRRIRYILSPKDYLLFRLTGVISTDYSDASATLLYDMKEKCWWKRALDCIDISPEFLSPVRESTFPAGKISHAAEKETGLSTQTIVCVGGGDQIMQALGNGVFNPGMATVTIGSSGQIFIPADRPVGNPDFNMHTFCGAQEDLWFSMGAILSAGLSLKWVGNLLGEDDFVKLGRKAEKVPAGSKGLIFLPYLNGERTPHMNPLLRGGFLGLSMETKADDLIRAVMEGVSFALREAMETCTQVVPAPVKWIASGGGTHSATWMQILANILDKPLYISKVRENAAVGAAITGGVGAGIYDSLKKGCGEVVSYHLNPVVPDPEKVKLYEELYQIFKEVNTANTKELERLAQMQRRSGDA
- a CDS encoding DUF2961 domain-containing protein yields the protein MADIKGPGCITEIFFTTDHVKLSELVLRIYWDNEEVPSVEAPVGMFFANGFDEHKHAVQSAVILALPRNAYSSYWQMPFKSHARITLTHEGTEDISCIAYRVMYQLYKIPEETMYFHVVYNRGMTCFDKPTYTILEGIEGEGCYVGTYLAWNALNSDWYME
- a CDS encoding DeoR/GlpR family DNA-binding transcription regulator; the encoded protein is MRTERIDQVEEYILTNKTVTIDKLCEAFNVSKNTIRRDIGQLLDRGRIKKVYGGVTALSDSSLIPLTPYSLRNTTFESEKDLICRQAASFIEDDDLIYIDTGTTSQNMIDYLGNKKCTIITNSLQVAIKAVNYPNITLISLSGKLKRETLSFVGSTVEEALKTYNIGKAFLCCTGVTIKNGLTNASMDEYQIKKIVVENSQCRYLLADHTKFGKFSLMTYSPLSDIEHVITDQKPSTDYMNFFITHDINLHITGE